One genomic segment of Mycolicibacterium chubuense NBB4 includes these proteins:
- a CDS encoding adenylate/guanylate cyclase domain-containing protein: MTGVQIALCVLGVVAVGEAIALAVLTQRMRSAQNEADELRRRLDTRQMLVSGGTKAVKTVWQTANILRRDGLGAAVRSSIEELADWAEVERPDLARLAPGGRVAIMFSDIEESTALNERLGDRAYVRLIGKHDKSVRRHVDEHDGYVVKSQGDGFMVAFSRPEQAVRCSMAIQRGLLKRSNGIRVRIGIHSGKSVLRGDDLFGRNVAMAARVAAAADGGEILVSEAVRDAVDGSADCGDIAFTDERAVQFKGFSGSHTVYSVDVIDD; this comes from the coding sequence GTGACAGGTGTGCAGATCGCGTTGTGTGTGCTGGGGGTGGTCGCGGTCGGTGAGGCGATCGCCCTCGCGGTGCTGACGCAGCGAATGAGGTCGGCGCAGAACGAGGCCGACGAGTTGCGCCGCCGGCTCGACACCCGCCAGATGCTGGTGTCGGGCGGGACGAAGGCCGTCAAGACGGTGTGGCAGACCGCCAACATCCTGCGCCGCGACGGGCTCGGGGCCGCCGTCCGCTCATCGATCGAGGAGCTCGCCGACTGGGCCGAGGTCGAACGTCCCGACCTGGCGCGGCTGGCGCCGGGGGGCCGCGTGGCGATCATGTTCTCCGACATCGAGGAGTCGACCGCCCTCAACGAACGGCTCGGCGACCGGGCATACGTGCGGCTGATCGGCAAGCACGACAAGTCCGTGCGCCGACACGTCGACGAACACGACGGCTACGTGGTCAAGAGTCAGGGCGACGGATTCATGGTGGCCTTCAGCCGGCCCGAGCAGGCCGTTCGCTGCTCGATGGCTATCCAGCGGGGACTTCTCAAGCGCAGCAACGGGATTCGGGTCCGGATCGGCATCCACTCCGGCAAGTCGGTGCTCCGCGGCGATGACCTGTTCGGCCGCAACGTCGCCATGGCCGCCCGGGTGGCCGCCGCGGCCGACGGCGGCGAGATCCTGGTCAGCGAGGCGGTGCGGGACGCGGTCGACGGCAGCGCCGACTGCGGGGACATCGCGTTCACCGACGAGCGCGCAGTGCAGTTCAAGGGCTTCTCCGGCTCGCACACGGTGTACTCCGTTGACGTGATCGACGACTAG
- a CDS encoding guanylate cyclase, whose product MTLERALDQTRTGDIWLFRGHSGPDRAIQSMTNSPVNHVGMTVAIDDLPPLIWHAELGDKLLDLWAGSHHRGVQLNDLRQAVERWIHSYDQRCWLRQLTPHASREQEDRMLRVIAKMDGTPFPSTARLTGRWLRGRIPVVSDFTRGIPFVHRKVRESAERRKAVKTGAGLQTAYCAETVAITYEEMGLLTTEKHFNWFDPGSFWSGDSLPLAQGYRLGAEIAVLA is encoded by the coding sequence GTGACCCTCGAGCGCGCGCTGGACCAGACCCGCACCGGTGACATCTGGTTGTTCCGCGGCCATTCCGGTCCCGACCGGGCGATCCAGTCGATGACCAACAGCCCGGTCAATCACGTCGGCATGACGGTCGCGATCGACGATCTGCCGCCCCTGATCTGGCATGCCGAACTCGGCGACAAACTTCTCGACCTGTGGGCCGGATCCCACCACCGCGGCGTACAGCTCAACGATCTGCGCCAGGCCGTCGAGCGGTGGATCCACAGCTACGACCAGCGGTGCTGGCTTCGTCAGCTGACGCCGCACGCGAGTCGGGAGCAGGAGGACCGGATGCTGCGTGTCATCGCGAAGATGGACGGCACCCCGTTCCCGTCCACGGCCCGGTTGACCGGGCGCTGGTTACGCGGCCGCATCCCGGTGGTCAGCGACTTCACCCGCGGTATCCCGTTCGTGCACAGGAAGGTTCGGGAGTCCGCCGAAAGGCGCAAAGCCGTCAAGACCGGCGCCGGCCTGCAGACCGCATACTGTGCCGAGACCGTCGCGATCACGTACGAGGAGATGGGGCTGCTGACGACGGAGAAGCACTTCAACTGGTTCGATCCGGGCTCCTTCTGGAGCGGTGACAGCCTGCCGCTGGCGCAGGGGTACCGCCTCGGTGCGGAGATAGCCGTCCTCGCCTGA
- a CDS encoding nitroreductase/quinone reductase family protein produces the protein MPLRYVDPHKKRGRSYARSARFGRSPVGQFIARHIARRTDPYLFRLTGGRVNMGPVINAPLVSTGAKSGQKRQVQLTYFNDGPDVILIASNFGGAKHPQWYHNLKAHPECEFGDEPFTAQQVTDPDEYARLFSLAERIYPGYRDYRAKTAPTGRTIPIFRLVPR, from the coding sequence ATGCCACTGCGGTATGTCGACCCGCACAAGAAGCGAGGACGCTCCTACGCCCGCAGTGCCCGATTCGGACGGTCACCGGTCGGGCAGTTCATCGCCCGCCACATCGCGCGCCGCACCGATCCCTACCTGTTCCGGCTCACCGGCGGCCGCGTCAACATGGGGCCCGTCATCAACGCGCCCCTGGTCAGTACCGGAGCGAAGTCCGGCCAGAAGCGACAGGTTCAGCTCACGTACTTCAACGACGGCCCCGACGTGATCCTGATCGCGTCGAACTTCGGCGGGGCCAAGCACCCGCAGTGGTACCACAACTTGAAGGCGCATCCGGAGTGCGAGTTCGGCGACGAGCCGTTCACCGCACAGCAGGTCACCGACCCCGACGAGTACGCCCGGCTGTTCTCCCTCGCCGAGCGCATCTATCCCGGATACCGCGATTACCGCGCCAAGACCGCCCCGACGGGACGGACGATACCGATCTTCCGGTTGGTTCCGCGGTGA
- a CDS encoding class I SAM-dependent methyltransferase, with product MTFDVSPDAYGRFMGRYAEPLAKVFTSFAAVGAGDKVLDVGCGPGALTAHLASVGAEVTAIDPSPRFIDAMRARFPDIDVRRGTAEELPYPAATFDAALAQLVVHFMVDAAAGIRQMARVTRPGGVVATCVWDGPTGALAPFWDAVHVLDPAAQDEALLSGARRGHLTELFAAAGLRNVDEQAIAVDVVHPTFDEWWEPYTFGVGPAGDYLARLDDAGRARLQTVARERLGDGPFTVSATAWAARAAV from the coding sequence ATGACTTTCGACGTGTCGCCCGACGCCTACGGGCGCTTCATGGGCCGGTACGCGGAACCTCTCGCAAAGGTCTTCACGAGTTTCGCCGCGGTCGGCGCCGGCGACAAGGTCCTCGATGTAGGCTGCGGGCCCGGCGCGCTGACCGCGCATCTGGCGTCGGTCGGCGCCGAGGTGACGGCCATCGACCCATCACCGCGGTTCATCGATGCGATGCGCGCGCGCTTTCCCGACATCGACGTGCGTCGCGGTACCGCCGAGGAATTGCCCTATCCCGCAGCCACTTTCGATGCGGCTCTGGCGCAGTTGGTGGTGCACTTCATGGTGGACGCGGCGGCCGGCATCAGGCAGATGGCGCGCGTCACCCGGCCGGGCGGTGTCGTCGCGACCTGCGTCTGGGACGGCCCGACGGGTGCACTGGCGCCGTTCTGGGACGCGGTTCACGTGCTCGATCCGGCCGCCCAGGACGAAGCGCTGTTGTCCGGGGCGCGCCGGGGGCACCTGACCGAGTTGTTCGCAGCCGCCGGCCTTCGCAACGTGGACGAACAGGCGATCGCGGTCGACGTCGTGCACCCGACCTTCGACGAGTGGTGGGAACCGTACACCTTCGGTGTGGGTCCTGCCGGCGACTACCTCGCGCGACTCGACGACGCCGGCCGGGCACGACTGCAGACGGTAGCTCGCGAACGTCTCGGTGACGGGCCCTTCACCGTCAGCGCGACCGCGTGGGCGGCCCGCGCAGCGGTGTGA
- a CDS encoding dihydrofolate reductase family protein, whose amino-acid sequence MGILTYAATVSLDGYAADADGDFQWSAPGDAVFAVHVDRMADVSVEVLGRKTYALMTYWESYPDDDEHPLPEREFARRWQGIEKVVASSTLTHDDLVSGRDRLLPDLSLDELRRIVDGAAGVVEIFGPTVAAAAIRAGLVEEFQFFVVPKMVGGGLRALPDDVHLDLSLVEYRPFDDGTVQLRYRPRR is encoded by the coding sequence ATGGGAATCCTGACGTACGCCGCGACGGTGTCCCTTGACGGCTACGCGGCCGACGCCGACGGCGACTTCCAATGGTCGGCTCCCGGCGATGCGGTGTTCGCGGTCCACGTCGACCGCATGGCGGACGTCTCGGTCGAAGTGTTGGGCCGCAAGACCTACGCGCTGATGACGTACTGGGAGAGCTATCCCGACGACGACGAGCATCCCCTGCCCGAGCGCGAATTCGCTCGGCGCTGGCAGGGCATCGAGAAGGTCGTGGCGTCCTCGACGCTGACGCACGACGATCTGGTCTCGGGCCGAGACCGGCTCCTGCCCGACCTGAGCCTCGACGAGTTGCGGCGGATCGTGGACGGTGCCGCAGGCGTGGTCGAGATCTTCGGCCCGACCGTCGCGGCGGCGGCGATCCGCGCGGGGCTGGTCGAGGAGTTCCAGTTCTTCGTGGTCCCGAAGATGGTGGGCGGCGGGCTGCGCGCCCTGCCCGACGACGTGCACCTCGACCTCAGTCTGGTCGAGTACCGCCCCTTCGACGACGGCACCGTTCAGTTGCGTTATCGGCCCCGTCGGTGA
- a CDS encoding ester cyclase, giving the protein MTEGDLLTIYRDYLLCLNERRWDELGRFVADGVVHNGVRLGLSGYRAMLQGDTAAIPDLRFVPEILIADDRFVSCRLFFRCTPRGAFLGFEPTGGRVSFAEHVFYRFENERIVEVWSLIDRDAVREQISQER; this is encoded by the coding sequence ATGACCGAGGGTGACCTGCTGACCATCTATCGCGACTATCTGCTGTGTTTGAACGAACGTCGGTGGGACGAACTAGGACGATTCGTGGCGGATGGGGTCGTGCACAACGGAGTACGGCTGGGTCTCAGCGGTTACCGGGCGATGCTGCAAGGCGACACCGCAGCGATACCGGACCTGCGGTTCGTCCCGGAGATCCTGATCGCCGACGATAGGTTCGTGTCATGCCGGCTCTTCTTTCGGTGCACTCCCCGGGGAGCTTTCCTGGGTTTCGAACCGACGGGCGGGCGAGTGTCGTTCGCGGAGCACGTGTTCTACAGGTTCGAAAACGAGCGGATAGTCGAAGTGTGGTCCCTGATCGACAGGGACGCAGTCCGCGAGCAGATATCTCAGGAGCGGTAG
- a CDS encoding Rv2640c family ArsR-like transcriptional regulator produces the protein MPKSLPTIDMSTPVCCAPVAAGPMSDDDALHVALRLKALADPARVKIMSHLLSSDAGEENSGDLAKVLGLTESTVSHHLSQLRGAGLVESNRRGMNVYHRPHRDALGALCIVLDPNCCT, from the coding sequence ATGCCTAAGTCCCTGCCAACGATCGACATGTCAACGCCGGTGTGCTGTGCTCCGGTAGCCGCAGGGCCGATGAGCGACGACGACGCTCTGCATGTGGCGCTTCGCCTCAAGGCGCTCGCCGACCCGGCGAGGGTGAAGATCATGTCCCATCTGTTGAGCTCCGATGCGGGTGAAGAGAACAGCGGCGATCTAGCCAAGGTTCTTGGACTCACGGAATCGACCGTCAGTCACCACCTGAGTCAGCTTCGGGGTGCGGGACTCGTGGAATCGAATAGGCGCGGGATGAACGTCTACCACCGCCCGCATCGGGACGCCCTCGGTGCTCTGTGCATCGTGCTGGACCCGAATTGCTGCACCTAG
- a CDS encoding ArsI/CadI family heavy metal resistance metalloenzyme — MSRMQLALNVDDLGEAVTFYSKLFNTHPAKLKEGYANFAITEPPLKLVLLENPGKGGTINHLGVEVESSATVHAEIARLTGEGLFTDEEIGTTCCFATQDKVWVTGPGGEKWEVYTVLADSETFGISPKHADGESDAPGVCCGGTAAQSAETTDATCC; from the coding sequence ATGTCCCGCATGCAACTTGCCCTCAACGTCGACGATCTCGGTGAGGCGGTCACGTTCTACTCGAAACTATTCAATACTCATCCGGCGAAGCTCAAGGAGGGCTACGCCAACTTCGCCATCACGGAGCCGCCGCTGAAGCTTGTGCTGCTGGAAAACCCCGGCAAAGGCGGCACCATCAACCACCTCGGCGTTGAGGTCGAGTCGAGCGCAACGGTGCACGCCGAGATCGCCCGCCTCACCGGCGAGGGCCTGTTCACCGACGAGGAGATCGGCACCACGTGTTGCTTCGCTACGCAGGACAAGGTGTGGGTGACAGGTCCCGGCGGGGAGAAGTGGGAGGTATATACGGTTCTCGCCGACTCCGAGACCTTCGGCATCAGCCCGAAACACGCTGATGGTGAGTCTGACGCACCCGGCGTCTGCTGTGGGGGCACTGCCGCCCAATCCGCTGAAACGACCGACGCTACCTGCTGCTGA
- a CDS encoding ArsR/SmtB family transcription factor: protein MSKSALTLRDATECAYAPMVREPLSIEAAAEIAGKLKALADPVRLRLFSLVASHVGGEACVCDISAGLDVKQPTISHHLKVLKEAGLLASERRSSWVYYSVVPSTLRTLAAVLDVADDGALA from the coding sequence ATGTCGAAGTCAGCCCTGACTCTGCGGGACGCGACCGAATGCGCGTACGCGCCGATGGTTCGCGAACCCCTCTCCATCGAGGCCGCTGCCGAGATAGCCGGCAAGCTCAAAGCGCTCGCCGATCCGGTCCGGCTGCGCCTGTTCAGCCTGGTGGCCAGCCACGTCGGCGGCGAGGCATGTGTCTGCGACATCTCAGCCGGCCTGGATGTCAAGCAGCCCACCATTTCCCACCACTTGAAGGTCCTCAAGGAAGCCGGCCTCTTGGCGTCGGAGCGGCGCTCCTCATGGGTGTACTACTCCGTGGTTCCCAGCACCCTGCGTACCCTGGCGGCGGTCCTCGACGTCGCGGACGATGGAGCGCTGGCATGA
- the arsB gene encoding ACR3 family arsenite efflux transporter, which translates to MSATTTDSAVVEKLSLLDRFLPVWIGLAMAAGLLLGRLVPGLNTALDKIEIDGISLPIALGLLIMMYPVLAKVRYDRLDTVTGDRKLLVSSLLLNWILGPALMFALAWLLLPDLPEYRTGLIIVGLARCIAMVIIWNDLACGDREAAAVLVALNSIFQVVMFAVLGWFYLSVLPGWLGLEQTTISTSPWQIAKSVLIFLGIPLLAGYLSRRLGERAKGRAWYEQNFLPRVGPWALYGLLFTIVILFALQGDQITSRPWDVARIALPLLAYFAIMWGGGNLLGAALKLGYERTTTLAFTAAGNNFELAIAVAIATYGATSGQALAGVVGPLIEVPVLVALVYVSLALRRRFTRHTSQHIPSPSRSTQE; encoded by the coding sequence ATGAGCGCCACGACCACTGATTCAGCAGTCGTGGAGAAGCTTTCGCTGCTCGACCGCTTCCTGCCGGTTTGGATCGGATTGGCGATGGCGGCAGGCCTGCTCTTGGGCCGACTGGTGCCCGGACTGAACACCGCACTCGACAAGATCGAGATCGACGGCATCTCGCTGCCCATCGCTTTGGGTCTGCTGATCATGATGTACCCGGTACTGGCCAAGGTGCGCTACGACCGGCTCGACACGGTCACCGGTGACCGCAAGCTGCTGGTGAGTTCACTGCTACTGAACTGGATTCTCGGCCCGGCGCTGATGTTCGCCTTGGCCTGGCTGCTGTTGCCCGACCTGCCCGAGTACCGCACCGGGCTGATCATCGTGGGGCTCGCCCGCTGCATCGCGATGGTGATCATCTGGAACGACCTGGCGTGCGGGGACCGCGAAGCCGCCGCAGTGCTCGTCGCGCTGAACTCCATCTTTCAAGTCGTCATGTTCGCGGTTCTTGGCTGGTTCTACTTGTCGGTCCTGCCCGGCTGGCTCGGACTGGAACAGACGACCATCTCGACCTCCCCGTGGCAGATCGCCAAATCGGTGCTGATCTTCCTGGGCATCCCATTGCTCGCGGGCTACCTGTCGCGGCGGCTGGGTGAGCGCGCCAAGGGCCGCGCCTGGTACGAGCAGAACTTTCTTCCCCGAGTGGGGCCGTGGGCACTCTACGGCCTCCTGTTCACCATCGTCATTCTCTTCGCTTTGCAGGGAGATCAGATCACCAGCAGGCCCTGGGACGTCGCGCGCATCGCGCTACCCCTGCTGGCCTACTTCGCCATCATGTGGGGCGGCGGCAACCTACTAGGTGCGGCACTGAAGCTGGGCTACGAGCGCACCACCACCCTGGCGTTCACCGCGGCAGGCAACAACTTCGAACTCGCCATCGCCGTGGCCATAGCGACCTACGGAGCGACCTCGGGCCAAGCCCTCGCCGGGGTTGTTGGACCGCTTATCGAAGTTCCCGTGCTCGTCGCACTCGTCTACGTGTCACTGGCACTGCGGCGCCGCTTCACCCGTCATACATCGCAGCACATTCCTTCCCCGTCGCGCTCAACACAGGAGTAA
- a CDS encoding arsenate reductase ArsC has protein sequence MTDSPVFSKRHVRPDLSIDQQHALLTAATRLRRDFDDTFGMGSIERFLHSSYDQFASRAAIPNFLPLLAERFARQRLNALARVEGKVVDAKPTVLFLCTHNAGRSQMALGFFSHLAGGNAVAWSGGSEPADEINPAAIQAMAEVGIDITGEYPKPWTDEIVQAADAVITMGCGDACPIIPGKRYENWDLPDPAGQGVDAVRPIRDQIEQRVRRLLTDLGVTAPGPQH, from the coding sequence ATGACTGACAGCCCTGTTTTCTCCAAACGCCACGTCCGCCCCGATCTGTCCATTGATCAGCAGCACGCCCTGCTCACCGCCGCCACCCGGCTGCGGAGGGACTTCGACGACACATTCGGAATGGGAAGCATCGAACGATTCCTGCACTCCTCCTACGACCAGTTCGCCAGCCGTGCGGCCATCCCCAACTTCTTGCCCCTGCTCGCGGAACGCTTTGCCCGTCAACGCCTCAACGCTTTGGCGCGTGTGGAAGGAAAGGTTGTCGACGCAAAGCCCACCGTGCTGTTCCTGTGCACCCACAATGCCGGACGATCCCAAATGGCCCTGGGCTTCTTCTCCCACCTGGCCGGCGGCAACGCGGTGGCATGGTCAGGCGGCTCAGAACCTGCTGACGAAATCAACCCAGCCGCCATCCAGGCCATGGCCGAGGTCGGCATCGACATCACCGGCGAATACCCCAAGCCCTGGACCGACGAGATCGTCCAAGCCGCCGACGCCGTCATCACGATGGGTTGCGGTGACGCTTGCCCCATCATTCCCGGCAAGCGCTACGAGAACTGGGACCTACCCGACCCGGCCGGTCAAGGTGTCGACGCGGTACGGCCGATCCGCGATCAGATCGAACAACGTGTCCGTCGTCTGCTCACCGACCTCGGCGTCACCGCACCAGGGCCGCAGCACTAA
- a CDS encoding low molecular weight phosphatase family protein, translated as MSEPNRPSVLFVCARNSGKSPMAAGLMRAIADTKIAVYSAGTNPGTSLDDLSVQALLDVGVDITGEKPIDPQLLSDVDLIVTLAREVRIEPIDGVVMENWNTAEPSERGIDGIERMELIREDIAGRVTGLATRLLDTPTSESRQPPDNGSPSED; from the coding sequence ATGTCCGAACCGAACAGGCCGTCGGTGCTGTTCGTCTGTGCCAGAAACAGCGGCAAATCGCCGATGGCCGCAGGACTCATGCGCGCAATCGCTGACACCAAGATTGCCGTGTACTCCGCCGGGACCAACCCCGGCACCAGCCTCGACGACCTCTCGGTCCAAGCCCTACTCGACGTTGGCGTTGACATCACCGGCGAAAAACCCATCGACCCGCAACTGCTGTCCGACGTCGACCTCATCGTCACCCTCGCAAGAGAAGTTCGCATCGAACCCATCGACGGCGTCGTGATGGAAAACTGGAACACAGCTGAGCCCTCCGAGCGCGGCATCGACGGAATCGAACGGATGGAACTGATCCGCGAGGACATCGCCGGCCGCGTCACAGGGCTAGCCACACGTTTGCTCGATACACCGACATCCGAAAGCAGGCAGCCACCCGACAACGGCTCACCCTCCGAAGATTAG
- the arsA gene encoding arsenical pump-driving ATPase, which yields MTKPQFLTDPPRFLFFTGKGGVGKTSIACATAIEMAHDNKAVLLVSTDPASNIGQVFGMTIGNTITEIPQIPGLSALEIDPEQAAQAYRDRIIEPLRTSLPQAEIASVTEQLSGSCTTEIAAFDEFTSLLTDNSGRLATFNHVLFDTAPTGHTIRLLQLPGSWSSFLQNGQGDASCLGPLAGLEKQKATYAAAVAALADPTRSRLLLVARPSRSALAEIDRTHRELAALGLTRQHVVINGVLPEPADSSDPLATAIHRREQAALAAMSTELKRLPLDVIELKATNMVGVSALTTLFDISPTQADNATLIAEEPIPDVAVHPLKDLVDDIEKGGPCLVMCMGKGGVGKTTIAAAIAVALAERGHDVRLSTTDPAAHLNETLCDSVEKLAVSRIDPVAARDAYKQRVMETKGAALDEHGRADLAEDLRSPCTQEVAVFQAFSRVIQESRRKFVVLDTAPTGHTLLLLDATGSYHRDIMRNAAPGVHYVTPLMRLQDRAATKVLLITLAETTPVLEAAELQADLLRAGIHPWAWIINNSVAAAEPTSPLLRRRAALEVAQIEKVRTELADRYAVIPLLATEPVGIPALEALLAPAQPLAVE from the coding sequence ATGACGAAGCCTCAATTCCTCACCGACCCACCCCGTTTCCTGTTCTTCACCGGAAAGGGCGGCGTAGGCAAGACCTCTATCGCGTGTGCCACCGCGATAGAGATGGCACACGACAACAAGGCAGTACTGCTGGTATCCACCGATCCGGCGTCCAACATCGGCCAGGTATTCGGTATGACCATCGGCAACACCATCACCGAAATCCCCCAGATACCCGGCTTGTCCGCACTGGAGATCGACCCCGAGCAGGCGGCCCAGGCCTATCGCGACCGCATCATCGAACCCCTCCGCACTTCGCTGCCTCAAGCCGAAATAGCCTCAGTCACCGAACAACTGTCCGGCTCCTGCACCACCGAGATCGCCGCCTTCGACGAGTTCACATCGCTCCTCACCGACAACAGCGGTCGGCTCGCGACCTTCAATCACGTGCTGTTCGATACTGCACCCACCGGCCACACCATCCGACTGCTGCAACTACCAGGAAGCTGGAGTTCGTTCCTCCAAAACGGCCAGGGAGATGCATCCTGCCTGGGACCCCTCGCAGGACTGGAGAAGCAGAAAGCAACCTACGCCGCAGCCGTAGCCGCACTCGCCGACCCCACCCGCAGCCGCCTGCTGCTCGTAGCACGTCCGTCACGCTCCGCACTGGCCGAAATCGACCGCACACACAGGGAACTCGCTGCGCTCGGCCTGACTCGACAGCATGTCGTCATCAACGGCGTGCTGCCCGAACCCGCCGACAGCAGCGATCCGCTCGCCACCGCGATCCATCGTCGAGAGCAAGCGGCCTTGGCTGCGATGTCCACTGAGCTGAAACGGTTGCCCTTGGACGTGATCGAGTTGAAGGCCACCAACATGGTCGGCGTCTCGGCCCTCACGACACTCTTCGATATAAGCCCAACCCAAGCTGACAACGCAACCCTCATCGCAGAAGAACCGATTCCCGACGTCGCGGTTCACCCCTTGAAGGACCTTGTCGATGACATCGAGAAGGGCGGACCGTGCCTGGTGATGTGCATGGGCAAAGGTGGTGTAGGCAAGACCACCATCGCCGCCGCCATCGCCGTTGCCCTGGCCGAGCGTGGCCACGATGTCCGCCTGTCCACGACCGATCCCGCCGCCCATCTCAACGAAACGCTCTGCGACAGTGTGGAAAAGCTCGCCGTGTCACGCATCGACCCCGTCGCTGCACGCGACGCCTATAAGCAGCGAGTGATGGAGACGAAAGGTGCCGCACTCGATGAGCACGGCCGCGCCGACCTCGCTGAGGACCTCCGCTCACCGTGCACTCAAGAGGTCGCCGTCTTCCAGGCCTTCTCCCGCGTAATACAGGAGTCCCGCAGAAAGTTCGTCGTCCTCGACACAGCCCCTACCGGCCATACGCTGCTTCTCCTCGATGCCACCGGCTCCTATCACCGCGACATCATGAGAAACGCGGCACCAGGCGTTCACTACGTAACACCACTGATGCGGCTGCAAGACCGCGCCGCCACCAAGGTCCTGCTGATCACCCTCGCCGAAACAACCCCTGTGCTGGAAGCCGCCGAACTGCAAGCCGACCTGTTGCGTGCGGGCATCCACCCCTGGGCATGGATCATCAACAACTCCGTCGCCGCCGCAGAACCCACTTCGCCCCTACTCCGCCGGCGCGCCGCCCTCGAAGTGGCCCAGATCGAAAAGGTCCGCACCGAACTAGCCGACCGATACGCGGTCATACCATTACTGGCCACCGAGCCCGTTGGCATTCCCGCCCTTGAAGCGCTCTTGGCACCAGCCCAACCGCTCGCGGTGGAGTGA
- a CDS encoding VOC family protein yields the protein MKFVSTRVITADVLQLVTFYEMVTGATANWGNELFAEIPTAVGTLAIGSDKTVPLFGDGSAEPAANRTAIIEFIVDDVDAEWERLRGHVSEVVTEPTTMPWGNRALLFRDPDGNLVNLFTPVTEEARAKFGV from the coding sequence ATGAAATTCGTTTCGACCCGCGTCATTACTGCCGACGTGTTACAGCTGGTCACGTTCTATGAGATGGTCACGGGTGCAACTGCCAACTGGGGTAACGAACTCTTCGCGGAGATTCCCACCGCTGTCGGCACGCTGGCCATCGGAAGCGACAAAACCGTACCGCTGTTCGGGGACGGATCTGCCGAGCCGGCGGCAAACCGTACGGCGATCATCGAATTCATCGTCGACGACGTGGACGCCGAGTGGGAGCGACTTCGCGGACACGTCTCCGAAGTGGTCACCGAGCCGACAACGATGCCGTGGGGAAACCGTGCACTGTTGTTCCGGGATCCGGATGGGAACCTGGTCAACCTGTTTACGCCCGTCACGGAGGAAGCTCGGGCCAAATTCGGAGTTTGA
- a CDS encoding class I SAM-dependent methyltransferase, with the protein MIAMPLGERALAALARQLGEPTGFAGRVVGRLLNRGNRSIVVAAVAAAGCGPGADVADIGFGGGVGLERLLDCDGTVVHGVEMSETMLTEANRRFSDPIARGRLRLHSGRMERLPLEDSALDAIISTNTIYFVPDLAAALRELVRVLRPGGRLVLGVGDPDQMSKMPFTRHGFRLRPIDELVPMIREAGFGQIEDKRVGDGHGAFHLLVCELPG; encoded by the coding sequence ATGATCGCCATGCCGCTTGGTGAACGTGCGCTTGCCGCGCTGGCTCGCCAGCTCGGTGAACCCACCGGGTTCGCAGGCCGGGTTGTCGGACGCCTACTCAACCGTGGCAATCGCTCGATCGTCGTCGCTGCGGTCGCCGCCGCGGGTTGCGGACCAGGGGCCGACGTCGCCGACATCGGATTCGGCGGAGGCGTCGGACTCGAGCGCTTGCTCGACTGCGACGGCACGGTTGTTCACGGCGTCGAGATGTCGGAGACGATGCTCACCGAAGCAAACCGCCGGTTCTCTGACCCCATCGCTCGAGGGCGGTTGCGTCTGCATTCCGGTCGGATGGAGCGTCTGCCTCTCGAAGATTCCGCACTGGATGCGATCATCTCGACGAACACGATCTACTTCGTACCGGATCTCGCCGCAGCTCTGCGTGAGCTGGTGAGAGTGCTGCGGCCGGGCGGGCGACTGGTACTCGGGGTCGGTGATCCGGATCAGATGTCCAAAATGCCCTTCACCCGCCATGGATTCCGGTTGCGCCCCATCGACGAACTCGTGCCGATGATCCGCGAGGCAGGGTTTGGCCAGATTGAGGACAAGCGCGTCGGCGATGGCCACGGCGCATTCCATCTTCTGGTGTGCGAGTTACCGGGCTGA